The following are encoded together in the Bacillus sp. V2I10 genome:
- a CDS encoding peptidyl-prolyl cis-trans isomerase, with translation MDSIIMIKGNIAFPITLDPGVWIFDDRKVDLTVYFDENNKERNELEEYTKAVSKHWDREIREGAKLPDSKNEKRTEKERILNGTFGIPLLPFLKNAEPASTAEYAVFKTNQGEVRMTLVEASALILGFSKNGKPLTDEGPVTLYYGDGSNRDNPITNTREIIIE, from the coding sequence ATGGACTCAATCATTATGATAAAAGGAAATATCGCCTTTCCAATCACACTGGATCCCGGTGTATGGATTTTTGACGACAGAAAAGTCGATCTGACTGTTTATTTTGATGAGAATAACAAAGAGCGAAACGAACTAGAAGAGTATACGAAGGCCGTCTCAAAACACTGGGACCGGGAAATACGCGAAGGAGCAAAGCTCCCAGACAGCAAAAACGAAAAGCGCACTGAAAAAGAAAGAATCTTAAACGGAACTTTCGGAATTCCGCTGCTTCCTTTCCTAAAAAATGCCGAGCCTGCTTCAACAGCTGAATATGCTGTATTTAAAACCAATCAAGGAGAGGTTAGAATGACACTTGTGGAAGCATCTGCCCTCATCCTTGGATTCAGTAAAAATGGGAAACCGCTGACTGACGAAGGACCTGTTACCCTTTATTATGGTGATGGCAGCAACAGGGATAACCCCATTACAAACACAAGAGAAATAATAATTGAGTAA